One genomic segment of Ferrimonas sp. YFM includes these proteins:
- a CDS encoding VOC family protein: MTDFNTNYNRAVWFDIPVADLDRAVAFYARVLDIKVQVEEYEGVRFGVLDHELGNGGCLVVDEIKVTSQQGILVYLNVDGRIDEAVELVTDMGGTVLQGVHNIGPHGFRALILDSEGNRLALHAERRSQE, from the coding sequence ATGACGGATTTCAATACCAACTACAACAGGGCGGTCTGGTTCGATATTCCCGTGGCGGATCTCGACAGGGCGGTGGCCTTCTACGCCAGGGTGCTGGACATCAAGGTGCAGGTCGAGGAGTACGAAGGGGTACGCTTCGGCGTACTGGATCATGAGCTTGGCAACGGCGGCTGTCTGGTGGTGGATGAGATCAAAGTGACCAGTCAGCAGGGCATTTTGGTCTACCTCAATGTGGATGGTCGTATCGATGAGGCGGTTGAGCTGGTGACCGACATGGGCGGCACCGTTCTGCAAGGGGTGCATAATATCGGCCCCCATGGGTTTCGGGCGCTGATCCTCGACAGCGAAGGTAATCGCCTGGCTCTGCACGCAGAGCGCCGCAGCCAAGAGTGA
- a CDS encoding group 1 truncated hemoglobin has product MVETLNQLKLLARVMAAFLLLSLSSVTARAEAPSLYDRLGGLAPISVVVSDFIDALMPDPILNSNPAIDAARTAVPASYLKYHVTAMMCQATGGPCQYHGRDMYQAHAHLSIQEAEWQRMIEVFDQILAKHQVPQQEVDELMAIMDSTKADIVASAK; this is encoded by the coding sequence ATGGTCGAGACACTGAACCAACTTAAACTCCTGGCCAGAGTAATGGCTGCGTTTCTGCTGTTAAGCCTCAGCTCAGTGACCGCCCGGGCTGAAGCTCCCTCTCTGTATGACCGCCTGGGTGGTCTGGCCCCCATCTCGGTGGTGGTCAGCGACTTTATCGACGCCTTGATGCCCGACCCGATACTGAACAGCAACCCGGCCATCGACGCGGCCCGCACCGCTGTCCCTGCTTCTTATCTTAAGTATCATGTCACCGCCATGATGTGTCAGGCGACCGGTGGCCCCTGTCAGTACCATGGCCGAGATATGTATCAGGCTCATGCACATCTGAGTATTCAGGAGGCGGAGTGGCAGAGGATGATTGAGGTGTTCGATCAGATTCTGGCAAAACACCAGGTGCCCCAGCAGGAGGTCGATGAGCTAATGGCTATTATGGACTCCACCAAGGCCGACATAGTCGCCTCAGCGAAGTAA
- a CDS encoding polysaccharide biosynthesis tyrosine autokinase, producing the protein MSNMAIQMEKDNFAAERDVDLTQYFRVLWRFKGRIILFSMLVTAIAVAVLLNVEPMYKAKSRLLIESEQAKAVSIEDVYGLDSSRQEYLQTQFEIIKSRQLAERVMDRLELVRHPEFIVPERPAWQEKILSYVPTAPNQDPMEVVRGWFAWLPIDLTPDPVDEAKKLATRKVLLLNEFSQRLSVSPVPQTQLVDIGFFAHSPQLAALVSNTMGEVYIENHLEAKLAVTRKASEWLSARLDELLVGLRNSEEKLQAFREREGLLELDGAVGTASKEINELTEQLAIARQKREEARSLLNLVRQKGVNDIDSLEGLAEISGHPLIEQVKQAEVTAAANVAELSRRYGPKHNKMIAAKAQLTEVRSNMRTQVRQLVRGIEQEFQALASAAAALERQLGGIKTQYQEQSRVEVEYRELQREVESNRRIYETFLNRMKETGAVADFDAAHARFTDRAEPPLYPSKPKKKMIVVMAAFMSGLFACAFALIYNTLTDTITAGDQVESKLSSKLLGVIPEQKTRKRLKADHFFSKDAHSFSEAWRTVRTGYLLTHVEDGAKTLCVTSTVPGEGKTTSSYNLSLALSQLERVLLIEADLRKPVVGEMLKLPNYQPGLSNLLSGTHKLNDCIYTVPDTQLDVMVAGTRVSTPLELIASQGFNNLLERLKGHYDRILVDTAPVDVVSDALVISRRVDSVVYVVKCGKARRELISKSLGRLFAAHARVDGVVLNGVPKDLATYKRYQSYYGTGTAS; encoded by the coding sequence ATGTCCAACATGGCCATTCAGATGGAAAAGGACAACTTCGCCGCAGAGCGGGATGTTGACCTGACTCAGTACTTTAGGGTGTTGTGGCGCTTCAAGGGCCGCATCATCCTGTTTTCAATGCTGGTCACCGCCATCGCCGTTGCCGTGCTGCTGAATGTCGAGCCCATGTACAAGGCCAAGTCCAGGCTGCTCATTGAGTCTGAGCAGGCCAAGGCGGTATCCATCGAAGATGTGTATGGCCTGGACTCCTCCCGGCAGGAGTATCTGCAGACCCAGTTTGAGATCATCAAGAGCCGGCAACTGGCAGAGCGGGTGATGGATCGTCTGGAACTGGTGCGCCATCCGGAGTTCATCGTTCCGGAGCGGCCCGCCTGGCAGGAGAAGATTCTCAGTTATGTGCCCACCGCCCCCAACCAGGACCCCATGGAGGTGGTGCGCGGCTGGTTCGCCTGGTTGCCCATAGATCTCACCCCGGACCCGGTTGATGAAGCCAAGAAACTGGCGACCCGAAAAGTGCTGCTGCTCAATGAGTTTTCCCAGCGTCTGTCGGTCTCCCCGGTGCCCCAGACCCAGCTGGTCGACATCGGCTTTTTCGCTCACAGCCCCCAACTGGCGGCGCTGGTCTCCAATACCATGGGCGAGGTCTACATCGAAAATCACCTGGAGGCCAAGCTGGCGGTAACCCGCAAGGCTTCTGAGTGGCTCAGTGCCCGCTTGGATGAGCTGCTGGTGGGGTTGCGAAACTCCGAGGAGAAGCTTCAGGCATTCCGGGAAAGAGAGGGACTACTGGAGCTGGATGGAGCCGTGGGCACCGCTTCCAAGGAGATCAATGAGCTGACGGAGCAACTGGCCATCGCCCGCCAGAAACGGGAAGAGGCACGCTCGCTGCTCAACCTGGTGCGCCAGAAAGGGGTGAATGACATCGACAGCCTGGAGGGGCTGGCTGAGATCAGTGGCCATCCCCTTATCGAGCAGGTGAAGCAGGCCGAGGTGACCGCCGCCGCCAATGTGGCCGAACTTTCCCGTCGCTATGGTCCCAAACACAACAAGATGATCGCCGCCAAGGCGCAGCTGACCGAAGTGCGTTCCAACATGCGTACCCAGGTGCGGCAACTGGTGCGAGGGATTGAACAGGAGTTTCAAGCCTTGGCCTCGGCCGCCGCGGCGTTGGAACGTCAGCTCGGTGGCATCAAGACCCAGTATCAGGAACAGAGCCGGGTGGAGGTGGAGTACCGCGAGTTGCAGCGTGAAGTGGAGTCCAATCGCAGAATCTATGAAACCTTCCTCAACCGGATGAAGGAGACCGGCGCCGTGGCCGATTTTGACGCTGCCCACGCCAGATTTACCGATAGGGCGGAGCCGCCTCTCTACCCCTCCAAGCCGAAGAAGAAGATGATAGTGGTGATGGCGGCCTTTATGTCCGGCCTGTTCGCCTGCGCCTTTGCCCTTATCTACAACACCCTGACTGACACCATCACCGCGGGCGATCAGGTGGAGAGCAAGCTTTCTTCCAAACTTCTGGGGGTGATTCCGGAGCAGAAGACTCGTAAGCGACTGAAGGCGGATCACTTCTTCTCCAAGGATGCCCACAGCTTCTCCGAGGCATGGCGAACGGTTCGAACCGGTTACTTGCTGACCCACGTGGAAGATGGGGCCAAGACCCTTTGCGTGACCTCGACGGTCCCCGGGGAGGGGAAAACCACCAGCTCCTACAATTTGTCTCTGGCCCTGTCTCAGCTGGAGCGGGTCTTGCTGATTGAAGCGGACCTGAGAAAGCCGGTGGTGGGGGAGATGCTGAAGCTGCCCAACTACCAGCCCGGGCTCTCCAACCTGCTCAGCGGCACCCATAAGCTCAATGATTGCATCTATACGGTGCCGGATACCCAGTTGGATGTGATGGTCGCCGGCACCCGGGTGTCGACGCCTCTGGAGCTTATCGCCTCGCAGGGGTTCAACAATCTGCTGGAGCGTCTCAAAGGGCACTATGACCGGATTCTGGTGGACACCGCACCTGTAGATGTGGTCAGTGATGCTCTGGTGATCTCGCGGCGGGTCGATTCCGTGGTGTATGTGGTGAAATGCGGTAAGGCGCGCCGGGAGCTGATCTCCAAGTCCCTCGGCAGGCTGTTTGCCGCCCACGCCAGGGTGGATGGCGTGGTGCTCAACGGGGTGCCCAAGGACCTGGCCACCTATAAGCGCTATCAGAGCTACTACGGAACGGGCACCGCGTCATGA
- a CDS encoding ABC transporter permease: protein MIEWRLAVVTLLAHYRRHPWQLLFLLLGMVLGASLLVGVETINQEARARYAASEAQASQGEGWQIQPHQREGFLDQTLWVELRRAGIDATPILDMRMVDAQDRPLLVRGVDPLAYVSQLGRPSGSTEARAWVDTRVAASFGWQNGDSLVFKEGHALGPLQLIDDLGPWIHTDIATLSELTQSDTRLSYLNLPALSETQLDAIRQSLPAQARLMSQGESTQFGQLSASFHLNLTALALMALAVSLFLAFNALRFSLTQRSGLMAQLRSLGIGQPALIKAVITELVLVGIVAIPISALAGSQFARAWMPQVQMTLSSLYGFNGLLSVQSLLLPLGLATLVILGAIAMVLGSLLLDPRVALSLGFRSRQQRQQTQSLGLLALGLILLLLVAFGATQVATTGMALALCGLLLLAGAAITPQWLQLCCRAIGGFRLKSALGQWALTDLDEQQRTTRVAMIAVMLALAAAVGMRMVVGSFELALEGYLKQRISADLYVRTGGDDHALWQSRLASLPGIETITPFRHQRADIGGEPGSIASLGDSAKHYRHLPIKVAAEDWSNKLFDDGCLVNERTQLMADLTLGQRISIGDTGQTEFNCTLVGVYYDYGNLKAQAFISPELMQEKLGEVPLAGYSLEVSEATRQQVYQSLLEWLSPAQIIQRERIRNLATTMFHQTFAVTTALNILTLLVAAVGLFASLSSVEHHRLSQLATLLALGITRKQLLLAQLAQLGVIALFALILALPLGMALGHLLLDLVNRVAFGWTMPVYYLMEDWPSLLGSLLLALLLSALWPLWRLSKAPVSQLMKEGD, encoded by the coding sequence ATGATTGAGTGGCGTTTGGCGGTCGTCACCCTGTTGGCCCACTACCGGCGACACCCCTGGCAACTGCTGTTTCTGCTGCTGGGTATGGTGCTGGGCGCCAGCTTGCTGGTTGGGGTGGAAACCATCAATCAGGAAGCCAGGGCCCGTTACGCCGCCAGTGAAGCCCAGGCATCGCAGGGGGAAGGCTGGCAAATTCAGCCCCATCAGCGAGAAGGGTTTCTCGACCAAACGCTGTGGGTTGAGTTGCGCCGCGCCGGCATCGACGCCACCCCGATTCTGGACATGCGCATGGTAGATGCCCAGGACCGGCCACTGCTGGTCAGAGGGGTGGATCCCCTGGCTTACGTAAGCCAACTGGGACGCCCTAGCGGCAGTACCGAAGCTCGCGCCTGGGTCGACACCCGTGTGGCCGCCTCCTTCGGATGGCAAAATGGCGACAGCCTGGTCTTCAAAGAGGGCCATGCCCTGGGCCCACTTCAGCTTATCGATGATCTTGGGCCCTGGATCCACACCGACATTGCCACCCTGTCGGAGCTGACCCAGAGCGATACTCGCCTCAGTTATCTGAACCTGCCTGCGCTGAGCGAGACCCAACTCGACGCCATTCGCCAGTCTCTGCCAGCACAGGCAAGACTGATGTCCCAGGGGGAATCGACCCAGTTTGGCCAACTCTCCGCCTCCTTTCACCTTAACCTCACCGCTCTGGCGCTGATGGCCCTGGCGGTTTCTCTGTTCCTGGCCTTCAATGCGCTGAGGTTCAGCCTGACCCAGAGGAGCGGCCTGATGGCCCAGCTTCGCAGTCTGGGCATAGGCCAGCCGGCGCTGATCAAAGCGGTGATAACCGAACTGGTGTTGGTGGGTATCGTCGCCATCCCCATCAGTGCCCTGGCCGGCAGCCAGTTCGCCCGGGCCTGGATGCCTCAGGTGCAGATGACCCTCTCCTCCCTCTATGGTTTTAACGGCCTGCTGAGCGTTCAAAGCTTGCTGCTTCCCCTGGGCCTGGCCACTCTGGTGATCCTGGGAGCCATCGCCATGGTGCTGGGCTCATTATTGTTGGATCCCAGAGTAGCGCTGTCCCTGGGCTTCCGTTCACGCCAGCAGCGGCAGCAGACTCAAAGCCTGGGACTTCTGGCGTTGGGACTGATACTGCTGTTGCTGGTCGCCTTTGGTGCCACACAGGTCGCCACCACCGGCATGGCACTGGCCCTATGTGGCCTGCTGCTGCTGGCCGGTGCTGCCATCACGCCGCAGTGGTTGCAACTGTGCTGTCGCGCCATTGGTGGATTCAGGCTGAAATCGGCCCTGGGTCAATGGGCCCTGACCGATCTGGATGAACAGCAGCGTACCACCAGGGTGGCGATGATCGCGGTGATGTTGGCCCTGGCCGCCGCCGTGGGCATGAGGATGGTGGTGGGCAGCTTCGAACTGGCCCTGGAGGGTTACCTTAAACAGAGGATCAGCGCCGACCTCTACGTTCGAACCGGCGGTGATGACCATGCCCTGTGGCAATCCCGCCTCGCGTCTCTGCCCGGCATCGAGACCATTACTCCGTTTCGACACCAGCGCGCCGACATCGGTGGTGAGCCTGGCAGCATCGCCAGTCTGGGCGACAGTGCCAAGCACTACCGTCACCTGCCGATTAAGGTGGCTGCAGAAGATTGGAGCAACAAATTATTCGACGACGGCTGCCTGGTCAACGAGCGCACCCAACTGATGGCCGACCTGACACTGGGGCAACGCATCTCCATTGGGGACACAGGACAGACGGAGTTCAACTGTACCCTGGTGGGCGTCTACTACGATTACGGTAACCTCAAGGCCCAGGCCTTCATCAGCCCTGAACTGATGCAGGAAAAACTCGGCGAAGTGCCCTTGGCAGGCTACAGCCTGGAGGTTTCTGAGGCGACCCGTCAGCAGGTCTACCAGTCACTGCTTGAGTGGCTGTCACCGGCACAGATCATCCAAAGAGAACGGATCCGCAACCTGGCCACCACCATGTTCCATCAAACCTTTGCGGTCACCACCGCCCTGAACATTCTCACCCTGTTGGTGGCCGCCGTTGGGCTGTTTGCCTCACTCTCTTCGGTGGAGCATCACAGGCTCAGCCAACTGGCCACTCTGCTGGCACTGGGGATCACCCGCAAACAACTGCTACTGGCACAGCTGGCACAGTTGGGTGTCATCGCCCTGTTTGCGCTGATCCTGGCACTGCCTCTGGGCATGGCCCTAGGCCATCTGTTGCTGGATCTGGTGAACCGGGTCGCCTTTGGCTGGACCATGCCGGTGTACTACCTGATGGAGGACTGGCCATCGTTACTGGGAAGCCTGTTGCTTGCCCTGCTGCTCTCAGCCCTCTGGCCTCTTTGGCGACTGTCTAAGGCGCCGGTCAGCCAGTTGATGAAGGAGGGAGATTAA
- a CDS encoding CpsB/CapC family capsule biosynthesis tyrosine phosphatase, with amino-acid sequence MIDLHCHLLPGVDDGARDMDEALALAKLAVEQGITHSVLTPHIHLRHYPNTLESLTPHYQNFKRTLRERGIPLNIALGAEVRMAPELLLGNAWKALPKLGTTPNGKPVLLLEMPYSHVPAGTEQLLRWLIGQGVQPVVAHPERNRDVIAHPTLAMTLKGTGAWLQGTLSALGGSFGEDIKRVAWELLRKDAFYYLASDAHRIDKRSTRVEHVLSLLTEEVGGELTTALTHDRPWSLVASRF; translated from the coding sequence ATGATTGACCTTCATTGCCATCTGCTGCCCGGTGTTGATGATGGCGCCCGGGACATGGACGAGGCCCTGGCCCTGGCCAAGCTGGCGGTGGAGCAGGGCATTACCCATTCGGTGCTGACGCCGCACATCCATCTGCGCCACTACCCCAATACCCTGGAGTCGTTGACACCCCACTACCAGAACTTTAAGCGCACCCTCAGGGAACGGGGTATCCCTCTCAACATCGCCCTGGGGGCGGAGGTGCGCATGGCGCCGGAACTGCTGCTGGGAAACGCCTGGAAGGCATTGCCGAAGTTGGGGACAACGCCCAATGGCAAGCCTGTGCTGCTGCTGGAGATGCCCTACAGTCATGTGCCTGCTGGCACAGAGCAACTGCTGCGATGGCTAATTGGGCAGGGTGTTCAGCCTGTGGTGGCCCACCCCGAGCGCAATCGGGATGTTATCGCCCACCCCACTTTGGCAATGACCCTTAAGGGCACCGGCGCCTGGTTGCAGGGCACTCTCAGCGCCCTGGGCGGCAGCTTCGGCGAGGACATTAAGCGCGTTGCCTGGGAACTGCTGAGGAAAGACGCGTTCTATTATCTGGCCAGCGATGCCCACCGCATCGATAAACGCTCTACCCGGGTGGAGCACGTCCTTAGTTTGCTTACCGAAGAGGTGGGCGGCGAGTTGACGACCGCTTTGACTCATGACCGCCCTTGGTCATTGGTGGCGTCGAGATTCTAG
- a CDS encoding ABC-F family ATP-binding cassette domain-containing protein, which translates to MTTLLTTHSLTLRPDNHSLLDAANITLKQGDRIGLIGFNGCGKSSLLSVLATHNQPAAGIVTQANGCVIAYVEQRLPCRFNEMPLTEVLLDQLPQSQREEHLWLAESHLASVGFNASQYQQYVSSLSGGEHTRLMLARALMQEPDLMLLDEPSNHLDLPTTLWLEQFLQNWKGSFVLVSHDRRLLDSVTNCSWIMQDRQLHQFQLPCTEALSEFKQQAVAAEKTRLSQEREIARIEASATQKAQWGKVYDNEDFARKAKHMFRRAERIKQELTDKPQTAPWSIELQTQPLAADRLIELTEFNVVIPTTETLLYQVDNLRVKSGDRIAIVGANGCGKTTLLQQLWRQHQLGIDSPALTIHPRCVIGFYDQEQRQLDDDDTLLTAIGRNVDLPSEPLKMALIRAGFDYGSHSKTVARLSGGERARLLLAGLNLGHHPLLLLDEPTNHLDLDGKAQLATVLSHNQGAIVMVSHDRDFIESCCNRFWLIDGQELIEINDPEQAYQRLQSVSQRESSASTPSPADSSEPKPALDDEALLQRLCQLEQLLADDLARKAKHQKPSKQQQWQSQIRQLTEQLGLG; encoded by the coding sequence ATGACCACTCTTTTAACCACTCACTCTCTTACGCTTCGCCCAGACAACCATAGCTTGCTGGATGCGGCCAACATCACCCTAAAGCAGGGCGACCGCATCGGCCTTATTGGCTTTAACGGCTGCGGCAAAAGTTCCCTGTTGTCCGTTTTAGCCACCCACAACCAACCGGCAGCCGGTATCGTCACCCAAGCCAATGGCTGCGTCATTGCCTACGTCGAGCAGCGATTGCCATGCAGGTTCAATGAGATGCCACTGACTGAAGTTCTGCTTGATCAGTTGCCGCAGAGTCAACGTGAAGAACACCTGTGGCTGGCCGAAAGTCACCTGGCCAGTGTTGGGTTCAATGCCTCGCAGTACCAACAGTACGTCAGCAGCCTAAGCGGCGGTGAACACACTCGCCTGATGCTGGCGCGCGCATTGATGCAAGAACCCGATCTCATGCTGTTGGATGAGCCCAGCAATCACCTGGATCTGCCTACCACCCTTTGGCTGGAGCAGTTCTTACAGAACTGGAAAGGCAGCTTCGTGTTGGTTTCCCACGACCGGCGATTACTGGACTCTGTCACCAATTGCAGTTGGATCATGCAGGACAGGCAATTGCACCAGTTCCAGTTGCCCTGCACTGAAGCTCTGAGCGAGTTTAAGCAGCAGGCGGTTGCCGCCGAGAAGACTCGCCTCAGCCAAGAGCGCGAGATCGCGCGGATTGAAGCCAGTGCCACTCAGAAAGCTCAGTGGGGCAAGGTGTACGACAATGAGGACTTTGCCCGCAAGGCAAAGCACATGTTTAGACGCGCCGAGCGCATTAAACAGGAGTTAACCGATAAACCGCAGACAGCGCCCTGGTCCATTGAGCTGCAAACCCAGCCGTTGGCGGCTGACCGACTGATTGAACTGACCGAGTTCAACGTGGTGATACCGACTACGGAAACGCTTTTGTATCAGGTCGACAACCTGAGGGTGAAAAGCGGCGATCGCATCGCCATCGTTGGCGCCAATGGCTGTGGCAAGACCACTTTGCTGCAACAGCTGTGGCGCCAACACCAGTTGGGCATCGACAGCCCAGCGCTGACCATTCACCCCCGCTGCGTCATCGGCTTTTATGACCAAGAGCAACGGCAGCTTGATGATGACGATACCTTGCTGACCGCCATCGGTCGCAATGTCGATTTGCCGAGCGAGCCCCTGAAGATGGCCCTGATCAGGGCAGGTTTTGATTACGGCAGTCACTCGAAGACGGTGGCCAGACTCAGTGGCGGCGAACGCGCTCGCCTGCTGCTGGCTGGCCTAAACCTGGGGCACCATCCACTGTTGCTGCTCGATGAGCCCACCAACCACCTGGACCTGGATGGCAAAGCTCAGCTTGCAACCGTGCTGAGTCACAACCAAGGGGCCATCGTCATGGTCAGCCACGATCGGGACTTTATCGAAAGCTGCTGCAACCGCTTCTGGCTTATCGACGGTCAGGAGCTTATCGAGATAAACGATCCCGAACAGGCCTACCAGCGGCTGCAGTCAGTCTCGCAAAGGGAGAGTTCTGCTAGTACACCATCGCCTGCTGATAGCAGCGAACCAAAACCAGCATTGGATGACGAGGCTTTGCTGCAAAGACTGTGTCAGCTGGAGCAACTGCTGGCTGACGATCTTGCCCGTAAGGCCAAGCATCAGAAGCCGTCAAAACAGCAGCAATGGCAAAGCCAGATCCGCCAGCTGACTGAGCAGCTGGGGCTTGGGTAA
- a CDS encoding ABC transporter ATP-binding protein gives MISVKDVDLFRTQGRAKRQILRHCNLELEAGQQLAIMGESGAGKSTLLHLIAGLERPDGGSIQVNGHRVDQLGPDQLPLYRRRIGLVFQQFNLLPTLTVGDNILFQHRLNRLTNPEEVMDTLVEPLGLSSLWKLYPDQLSGGEQQRVAIARALAHHPPLILADEPTGNLDEATGDEVMEIFTRLSKSLNQTLILVTHSPRVAAVLGQTLHLRQGQLHD, from the coding sequence ATGATTAGCGTCAAGGATGTGGATCTATTCAGAACTCAGGGACGGGCCAAACGGCAGATTCTGCGCCACTGCAACCTCGAACTGGAAGCGGGCCAACAACTGGCCATCATGGGCGAGTCGGGTGCAGGCAAGTCCACCCTGCTGCACCTGATTGCCGGACTGGAACGGCCGGACGGCGGCAGCATTCAGGTCAATGGCCATCGTGTGGACCAGTTGGGTCCGGACCAGCTCCCCCTTTATCGCCGCCGCATCGGCTTGGTGTTTCAGCAGTTCAATCTGCTTCCGACCCTGACGGTGGGCGACAATATCCTGTTTCAGCATCGGCTGAATCGGCTCACCAACCCCGAAGAGGTGATGGATACCCTGGTGGAGCCTCTGGGCCTCTCCTCGTTGTGGAAACTCTACCCCGACCAGCTCTCCGGGGGGGAGCAACAACGGGTCGCCATCGCCCGGGCTCTGGCGCACCACCCGCCACTGATTCTGGCCGATGAACCCACGGGCAACCTGGACGAAGCCACCGGCGACGAGGTGATGGAGATCTTTACCCGCCTGTCCAAATCCCTGAACCAGACACTGATCCTGGTGACACACAGCCCCAGGGTGGCCGCGGTGCTTGGTCAGACGCTCCATCTCAGACAGGGGCAGCTTCATGATTGA
- a CDS encoding lipocalin-like domain-containing protein, with protein MRWMPLLLLLCACTPGPAPKKTQGVTWQQNVAEGAAKVTQGTPIEFPKDHGAHPEYGLEWWYLTANLEDDQGEPVALQWTLFRSRIGKHRDNPWDDGQLWFAHLAIEADGEHHALERWARGGSGQAGVIAHPFNAWIDQWQLTGTQQGFLPLTLSADSELGELSLTLSDSPIIKHGINGFSQKTPDPEHASFYYSLPHLKASGTLTQEGKTPRQLSGLAWMDREWSSELMDKEYLGWDWLSLHLDDGRALMLFRMRSRHNNHYFSGSIIDAEGLVTPIQNGEIQWRELDKVTLDGATYPVAWQLDIPNHGLSGSIQTLSRDQRNQLSIPYWEGPVAAEGNIQGEGFIEMTGY; from the coding sequence ATGCGTTGGATGCCACTGCTGTTGCTGCTCTGTGCCTGCACTCCCGGCCCTGCACCAAAAAAGACTCAGGGGGTCACCTGGCAGCAAAACGTTGCCGAAGGCGCCGCCAAGGTGACCCAGGGAACCCCCATAGAATTTCCAAAGGATCATGGGGCCCACCCGGAATATGGACTGGAGTGGTGGTATCTCACCGCCAACCTTGAAGATGACCAGGGAGAGCCGGTAGCCCTGCAGTGGACGCTGTTTCGCAGCCGCATCGGCAAGCACAGGGACAACCCCTGGGATGATGGCCAGCTGTGGTTTGCGCACCTGGCCATCGAGGCAGACGGCGAGCACCATGCCTTGGAGCGCTGGGCCAGAGGCGGCAGCGGTCAGGCTGGGGTGATCGCCCACCCCTTCAATGCCTGGATAGACCAATGGCAACTGACCGGCACCCAGCAGGGGTTTCTCCCCCTGACCCTGAGCGCAGACAGCGAACTGGGCGAGCTGTCTCTGACGCTGAGTGACAGCCCCATCATCAAACATGGGATCAACGGATTCAGCCAGAAAACACCGGATCCTGAGCACGCGTCTTTCTACTACAGCCTGCCTCACCTGAAAGCCTCAGGCACCCTGACTCAGGAGGGGAAGACACCCCGTCAGCTCAGTGGATTGGCCTGGATGGACAGAGAGTGGTCCAGTGAGTTAATGGACAAGGAGTATCTGGGGTGGGACTGGCTGTCTCTGCACCTGGATGACGGCCGCGCCCTGATGCTGTTCCGCATGCGCAGCCGGCACAACAACCACTACTTCTCCGGCAGCATCATCGACGCCGAAGGTCTGGTCACCCCGATTCAAAACGGAGAGATTCAGTGGCGCGAGCTGGACAAGGTCACCCTGGATGGGGCCACCTACCCCGTGGCCTGGCAACTGGACATCCCCAACCACGGCCTGTCCGGCAGCATTCAGACCCTGAGCCGGGACCAGCGCAACCAGTTGTCCATCCCCTACTGGGAGGGACCGGTGGCTGCCGAAGGCAACATTCAGGGAGAGGGCTTTATTGAGATGACGGGGTATTGA